A genome region from Erigeron canadensis isolate Cc75 chromosome 3, C_canadensis_v1, whole genome shotgun sequence includes the following:
- the LOC122590909 gene encoding protein SPA1-RELATED 3-like isoform X2: MIMDNSSESNWQRSGSSRGLNSSAVSSRNPRRIPANTVRLSGDTDHDSGNLAGRRREKGVLGQFNRVGTHFGYFREGDGAVIRPVEVKDVSLRQWLDNTERVVDAIECLHIFMQIVEIVNLAHSKGFVVHNVRPSCFVMSSFNRVSFIESVSCSDSGSDSCEDEPNHITAEYMGLARNFSLKLLGNTWLQSGSDNLEAGNVEQAEEKKNRFPMKLILQMETNWYTSPEETAGGPSTSASDVYRLGVLLFELYCISSSAEEKNATMSSLRHRVFPPQLLLKWPKEALFCLWLLHPEPASRPKMDEVLQSEFLNEPRDNLVEREAVVELKEKIEEQELLLEFLLMLQQRKQEAADNLRRTVSFLSSDLQEVTKLQTAIREKRGLPSNAGDSPLGFISTNNDDSASSGSKKRIRNSEASSSLQSEHGEENSNFKSSRLMKNFKKLESAYFLTRRRAFKPLPKPLPRNTPLSSDGKGSAVLTERSSASNFLPRDRLPESKQSGWINSFLDGLSKYLSFRNLRVKADLKQGDLLNSSNLVCSLDFDRDGEFFATAGVNKKIKVFEYESILNEDRDIHYPVVEMSSRSKLSSISWNNYIKGQIASSNFEGVVQIWDVTRNQVHLEFKEHERRVWSVDFSSANPTLLASGSDDGSVKLWNINQAIIFLHLVDVRFQTKRKQCWYH, from the exons ATGATAATGGACAATTCATCTGAATCTAATTGGCAGAGGTCTGGTAGTTCTAGGGGGTTGAATTCTTCTGCAGTTTCTAGTCGAAATCCTAGGAGAATTCCAGCTAATACCGTTAGGTTATCGGGTGATACCGATCATGATTCTGGAAACTTAGCTGGTAGAAGAAGAGAAAAAGGTGTGTTGGGTCAGTTTAATAGGGTTGGAACGCATTTCGGTTACTTTAGGGAAGGTGATGGTGCGGTTATTCGACCAGTTGAAGTTAAAGATGTTAGTTTAAGACAGTGGTTAGATAACACCGAACGAGTTGTTGATGCAATTGAATGCTTGCATATATTTATGCAGATAGTTGAAATAGTGAATTTGGCCCATTCCAAAGGATTTGTTGTCCATAATGTTAGACCCTCGTGTTTTGTCATGTCGTCATTTAATCGTGTATCGTTTATAGAATCAGTGTCTTGCTCAGATTCTGGTTCGGATTCTTGTGAAGATGAACCAAACCACATCACAGCTGAGTATATGGGATTGGCTAGAAACTTTTCCCTAAAGTTATTGGGAAACACTTGGTTGCAGTCAGGTTCTGATAATTTGGAGGCTGGTAATGTTGAACAAgcagaagaaaagaaaaatcgaTTCCCAATGAAACTAATATTGCAAATGGAAACCAATTGGTACACGAGTCCGGAGGAGACTGCTGGTGGTCCAAGTACCAGTGCTTCGGATGTTTATCGATTAGGGGTTCTTCTTTTTGAG TTATATTGCATAAGTAGTTCAGCAGAAGAAAAGAATGCAACTATGTCTAGCCTTAGACATCGTGTCTTTCCTCCTCAACTGTTATTAAAGTGGCCTAAAGAAGCCTTATTTTGCTTGTGGTTACTGCATCCTGAGCCTGCCAGTCGGCCAAAAATGGA TGAAGTGCTGCAAAGTGAATTTCTCAATGAACCTAGAGATAACTTAGTCGAGCGAGAAGCAGTTGTTGAGCTTAAAGAAAAGATTGAGGAACAAGAGTTATTGCTGGAATTTCTTTTAATGCTCCAACAACGAAAGCAAGAAGCTGCAGATAACTTGCGAAGGACTGTTTCATTTCTATCTTCTGATTTGCAGGAGGTTACGAAATTACAGACAGCTATTCGTGAAAAACGAGGTTTGCCATCAAATGCTGGAGATTCACCTTTGGGttttatatctaccaataatGATGATTCTGCAAGTTCGGGATCCAAAAAACGTATCAGAAATTCAGAAGCTTCCAGTAGTCTTCAAAGTGAGCATGGAGAAGAAAATTCCAATTTTAAAAGTTCTCGATTGATGAAAAACTTCAAGAAACTAGAATCAGCTTACTTTCTGACTAGACGCAGGGCATTCAAACCATTACCCAAACCATTGCCTAGAAATACACCATTGAGTAGTGATGGTAAAGGATCAGCTGTTCTTACAGAAAGAAGTTCTGCTAGTAATTTTCTACCAAGAGATCGGCTTCCCGAAAGTAAGCAAAGTGGATGGATCAACTCCTTCTTGGACGGTTTATCTAAATATTTGTCTTTTAGGAATCTGCGAGTCAAGGCAGATTTAAAACAAGGTGATCTCTTGAATTCGTCCAATCTTGTATGTTCACTGGATTTTGATCGGGATGGAGAATTCTTTGCAACAGCCGGGgttaataagaaaattaaagtTTTTGAGTACGAATCAATCCTGAACGAGGACCGCGACATACATTACCCGGTTGTTGAAATGTCGAGTAGATCTAAGCTAAGCAGTATAAGTTGGAATAACTACATCAAAGGCCAGATTGCTTCAAGCAATTTCGAAGGTGTAGTACAG ATATGGGACGTTACACGGAATCAAGTACATTTGGAGTTCAAAGAGCATGAGAGACGTGTGTGGTCTGTGGACTTCTCCTCTGCAAACCCGACATTGCTGGCTAGCGGGAGCGATGACGGTTCTGTTAAGCTTTGGAATATAAATCAGGCAATTATATTCTTGCACTTGGTGGATGTCCGCTTTCAAACTAAAC GGAAACAGTGTTGGTACCATTAA
- the LOC122593950 gene encoding probable hexosyltransferase MUCI70 isoform X2 — MTTSINSNTNGVSLDLRSIQSYYGSPAAQQQQVVQQNGSLQTQNGFIVRKASRMSLAGSREKDKLLPFLCRYLSRKKVVMMVLVLFALLAFLSGFFNATRDASERTIFNPFNEAYNNTSLQFSRRFGDEKDNRSSLQSTLSVCEENPPIRYSSDASLYTGSLPSRSNFCQNFAFPPPPPGDRRRPGPRPCPVCYLPVEEAMASMPSSPSISPVLNHLTYFHEESSTKTERHEGSDFGGYPSIKQRNESFNIKESMTVHCGFVKGCRPGYQTGFDIDVSDLVELEQYHDIIVASAIFGNYDVIQQPTKISEAASRNIPFYMFIDEETEAYMRNSSALDYRMKVGLWRIIVVHNIPYTDSRRNGKVPKLLLHRLFPNVRYSVWIDGKLQLVVDPYQLLERFLWRHNATFAISKHYRRFDVFEEAEANKAAGKYDNASIDYQIDFYRNEGLTPYSEAKLPIISDVPEGCVIIREHTPITNLFTCLWFNEVDRFTSRDQLSFGIVRDKIMAQVNWSINMFMDCERRNFVIQTYHRDLLEHMPPPAPRVSNLRRTRAPIFVPVPVSVRSNPSTKNLTKKPPVRRKGERKPRVRRHPKNPTNRDNLLF, encoded by the exons ATGACAACTAGTATTAATAGTAATACGAATGGAGTATCGTTGGATTTAAGAAGTATACAGAGTTATTATGGATCACCTGCGGCTCAACAGCAGCAGGTGGTACAACAGAATGGTTCTTTGCAGACTCAAAATGGATTCATCGTGCGTAAAGCTTCGAGGATGTCGTTGGCTGGATCGAGGGAGAAGGATAAGCTTCTTCCGTTTTTGTGTAGATATTTAAGTAGGAAGAAGGTTGTGatgatggttttggttttgtttgCCTTGTTGGCTTTCTTGTCTGGGTTCTTTAACGCAACCAGAG ATGCATCAGAGAGAACGATCTTCAATCCCTTTAATGAGGCTTATAATAATACCTCTTTACAGTTCTCCAGAAGGTTTGGTGATGAGAAAGACAATCGTTCTTCCTTGCAGTCAACTCTGTCAGTATGTGAAGAAAACCCTCCTATTCGCTATTCTTCCGATGCATCACTTTATACAGGATCCCTCCCTTCTCGTAGCAATTTTTGTCAGAATTTTGCatttcctcctcctcctccaggTGACAGGAGACGGCCTGGACCTCGAC CTTGTCCTGTATGTTACCTTCCAGTGGAGGAGGCTATGGCTAGCATGCCAAGCTCCCCTTCAATATCACCAGTGCTTAATCACTTGACTTATTTTCATGAGGAGAGTTCTACTAAGACTGAACGACACGAAGGCTCTGATTTTGGTGGGTATCCATCTATAAAGCAAAGGAATGAATCTTTTAATATTAAAGAATCAATGACTGTGCATTGTGG ATTTGTAAAAGGATGCAGACCTGGTTACCAAACTGGATTTGATATCGATGTATCTGATCTTGTGGAGTTGGAGCAGTATCATGACATCATTGTTGCATCAGCCATATTTG gGAACTATGATGTAATCCAACAACCAACTAAGATTAGTGAAGCTGCAAGTAGAAACATCccattttatatgtttattgatGAAGAAACTGAAGCGTATATGAGAAACTCTAGTGCTTTAGACTACAGAATGAAAGTGGGATTGTGGAGAATTATCGTTGTGCATAACATTCCTTACACTGATTCCAGACGCAATGGAAAG GTCCCGAAGCTTCTGCTACACAGGCTCTTTCCAAATGTTCGGTACTCTGTATGGATCGATGGGAAGCTGCAACTCGTTGTGGACCCATATCAACTTCTGGAGAG GTTCTTGTGGCGCCACAATGCTACTTTTGCTATTTCAAAACATTATAGGCGGTTTGATGTATTTGAAGAAGCTGAAGCTAATAAGGCTGCAGGAAAATACGACAATGCGTCCATTGATTACCAGATTGATTTTTACAGAAACGAGGGTCTAACACCTTATTCTGAGGCTAAGCTTCCTATAATTAGTG ATGTCCCTGAAGGGTGTGTCATCATAAGGGAACACACTCCAATAACAAATCTCTTCACCTGTTTGTGGTTCAATGAAGTTGACCGGTTTACTTCAAGAGATCAGTTGAGCTTTGGTATTGTAAGGGACAAAATTATGGCTCAAGTCAACTGGAGTATCAATATGTTTATGGACTGTGAGAGACGGAACTTTGTGATACAG ACGTACCACCGAGATCTACTAGAGCACATGCCACCTCCGGCACCTAGAGTGAGTAATTTAAGGCGTACACGGGCTCCTATTTTTGTTCCAGTTCCTGTATCTGTGCGAAGTAATCCATCTACCAAGAATTTAACAAAGAAACCTCCTGTTCGACGGAAAGGAGAGAGGAAGCCTCGTGTAAGGAGACATCCAAAAAATCCCACTAATAGGGACAACCTGCTCTTTTGA
- the LOC122593404 gene encoding uncharacterized protein LOC122593404 isoform X2 produces MGTTRGVISDKWSMRVLWLTAIGSAVGLYMVAVERQTQNREKMMAEALRAAEADANNA; encoded by the exons ATGGGAACCACTAGAGGAGTGATTAGCGATAAATGGTCTATGAGGGTTCTCTGGCTTACAGCCATCGGAAGTGCTGTTG GCCTATATATGGTTGCTGTAGAAAGACAGACACAAAACCGGGAAAAAATGATGGCTGAAGCCCTCAGGGCAGCAGAAGCAGATGCCAACAATGCCTGA
- the LOC122593950 gene encoding probable hexosyltransferase MUCI70 isoform X1: MTTSINSNTNGVSLDLRSIQSYYGSPAAQQQQVVQQNGSLQTQNGFIVRKASRMSLAGSREKDKLLPFLCRYLSRKKVVMMVLVLFALLAFLSGFFNATREDASERTIFNPFNEAYNNTSLQFSRRFGDEKDNRSSLQSTLSVCEENPPIRYSSDASLYTGSLPSRSNFCQNFAFPPPPPGDRRRPGPRPCPVCYLPVEEAMASMPSSPSISPVLNHLTYFHEESSTKTERHEGSDFGGYPSIKQRNESFNIKESMTVHCGFVKGCRPGYQTGFDIDVSDLVELEQYHDIIVASAIFGNYDVIQQPTKISEAASRNIPFYMFIDEETEAYMRNSSALDYRMKVGLWRIIVVHNIPYTDSRRNGKVPKLLLHRLFPNVRYSVWIDGKLQLVVDPYQLLERFLWRHNATFAISKHYRRFDVFEEAEANKAAGKYDNASIDYQIDFYRNEGLTPYSEAKLPIISDVPEGCVIIREHTPITNLFTCLWFNEVDRFTSRDQLSFGIVRDKIMAQVNWSINMFMDCERRNFVIQTYHRDLLEHMPPPAPRVSNLRRTRAPIFVPVPVSVRSNPSTKNLTKKPPVRRKGERKPRVRRHPKNPTNRDNLLF, encoded by the exons ATGACAACTAGTATTAATAGTAATACGAATGGAGTATCGTTGGATTTAAGAAGTATACAGAGTTATTATGGATCACCTGCGGCTCAACAGCAGCAGGTGGTACAACAGAATGGTTCTTTGCAGACTCAAAATGGATTCATCGTGCGTAAAGCTTCGAGGATGTCGTTGGCTGGATCGAGGGAGAAGGATAAGCTTCTTCCGTTTTTGTGTAGATATTTAAGTAGGAAGAAGGTTGTGatgatggttttggttttgtttgCCTTGTTGGCTTTCTTGTCTGGGTTCTTTAACGCAACCAGAG AAGATGCATCAGAGAGAACGATCTTCAATCCCTTTAATGAGGCTTATAATAATACCTCTTTACAGTTCTCCAGAAGGTTTGGTGATGAGAAAGACAATCGTTCTTCCTTGCAGTCAACTCTGTCAGTATGTGAAGAAAACCCTCCTATTCGCTATTCTTCCGATGCATCACTTTATACAGGATCCCTCCCTTCTCGTAGCAATTTTTGTCAGAATTTTGCatttcctcctcctcctccaggTGACAGGAGACGGCCTGGACCTCGAC CTTGTCCTGTATGTTACCTTCCAGTGGAGGAGGCTATGGCTAGCATGCCAAGCTCCCCTTCAATATCACCAGTGCTTAATCACTTGACTTATTTTCATGAGGAGAGTTCTACTAAGACTGAACGACACGAAGGCTCTGATTTTGGTGGGTATCCATCTATAAAGCAAAGGAATGAATCTTTTAATATTAAAGAATCAATGACTGTGCATTGTGG ATTTGTAAAAGGATGCAGACCTGGTTACCAAACTGGATTTGATATCGATGTATCTGATCTTGTGGAGTTGGAGCAGTATCATGACATCATTGTTGCATCAGCCATATTTG gGAACTATGATGTAATCCAACAACCAACTAAGATTAGTGAAGCTGCAAGTAGAAACATCccattttatatgtttattgatGAAGAAACTGAAGCGTATATGAGAAACTCTAGTGCTTTAGACTACAGAATGAAAGTGGGATTGTGGAGAATTATCGTTGTGCATAACATTCCTTACACTGATTCCAGACGCAATGGAAAG GTCCCGAAGCTTCTGCTACACAGGCTCTTTCCAAATGTTCGGTACTCTGTATGGATCGATGGGAAGCTGCAACTCGTTGTGGACCCATATCAACTTCTGGAGAG GTTCTTGTGGCGCCACAATGCTACTTTTGCTATTTCAAAACATTATAGGCGGTTTGATGTATTTGAAGAAGCTGAAGCTAATAAGGCTGCAGGAAAATACGACAATGCGTCCATTGATTACCAGATTGATTTTTACAGAAACGAGGGTCTAACACCTTATTCTGAGGCTAAGCTTCCTATAATTAGTG ATGTCCCTGAAGGGTGTGTCATCATAAGGGAACACACTCCAATAACAAATCTCTTCACCTGTTTGTGGTTCAATGAAGTTGACCGGTTTACTTCAAGAGATCAGTTGAGCTTTGGTATTGTAAGGGACAAAATTATGGCTCAAGTCAACTGGAGTATCAATATGTTTATGGACTGTGAGAGACGGAACTTTGTGATACAG ACGTACCACCGAGATCTACTAGAGCACATGCCACCTCCGGCACCTAGAGTGAGTAATTTAAGGCGTACACGGGCTCCTATTTTTGTTCCAGTTCCTGTATCTGTGCGAAGTAATCCATCTACCAAGAATTTAACAAAGAAACCTCCTGTTCGACGGAAAGGAGAGAGGAAGCCTCGTGTAAGGAGACATCCAAAAAATCCCACTAATAGGGACAACCTGCTCTTTTGA
- the LOC122593404 gene encoding uncharacterized protein LOC122593404 isoform X1, producing the protein MHLQMGTTRGVISDKWSMRVLWLTAIGSAVGLYMVAVERQTQNREKMMAEALRAAEADANNA; encoded by the exons ATGCAT TTACAAATGGGAACCACTAGAGGAGTGATTAGCGATAAATGGTCTATGAGGGTTCTCTGGCTTACAGCCATCGGAAGTGCTGTTG GCCTATATATGGTTGCTGTAGAAAGACAGACACAAAACCGGGAAAAAATGATGGCTGAAGCCCTCAGGGCAGCAGAAGCAGATGCCAACAATGCCTGA
- the LOC122590909 gene encoding protein SPA1-RELATED 4-like isoform X1 yields MIMDNSSESNWQRSGSSRGLNSSAVSSRNPRRIPANTVRLSGDTDHDSGNLAGRRREKGVLGQFNRVGTHFGYFREGDGAVIRPVEVKDVSLRQWLDNTERVVDAIECLHIFMQIVEIVNLAHSKGFVVHNVRPSCFVMSSFNRVSFIESVSCSDSGSDSCEDEPNHITAEYMGLARNFSLKLLGNTWLQSGSDNLEAGNVEQAEEKKNRFPMKLILQMETNWYTSPEETAGGPSTSASDVYRLGVLLFELYCISSSAEEKNATMSSLRHRVFPPQLLLKWPKEALFCLWLLHPEPASRPKMDEVLQSEFLNEPRDNLVEREAVVELKEKIEEQELLLEFLLMLQQRKQEAADNLRRTVSFLSSDLQEVTKLQTAIREKRGLPSNAGDSPLGFISTNNDDSASSGSKKRIRNSEASSSLQSEHGEENSNFKSSRLMKNFKKLESAYFLTRRRAFKPLPKPLPRNTPLSSDGKGSAVLTERSSASNFLPRDRLPESKQSGWINSFLDGLSKYLSFRNLRVKADLKQGDLLNSSNLVCSLDFDRDGEFFATAGVNKKIKVFEYESILNEDRDIHYPVVEMSSRSKLSSISWNNYIKGQIASSNFEGVVQIWDVTRNQVHLEFKEHERRVWSVDFSSANPTLLASGSDDGSVKLWNINQGNSVGTIKTKANVCCVQFPSTSGNTLAFGSADHRIYYYDLRNPSVPLFTLVGHNKTVSDVKFVDSSTLVSSSTDNTLKLWDLSESTSQVIDCPIQSFTGHMNVKNFVGLSVSDGYIATGSETNEVYVYHKAFPMPALSYKFNTTDPISGDEVDDSEQFISSVCWRSQSSTLVAANSTGNIKLLEMV; encoded by the exons ATGATAATGGACAATTCATCTGAATCTAATTGGCAGAGGTCTGGTAGTTCTAGGGGGTTGAATTCTTCTGCAGTTTCTAGTCGAAATCCTAGGAGAATTCCAGCTAATACCGTTAGGTTATCGGGTGATACCGATCATGATTCTGGAAACTTAGCTGGTAGAAGAAGAGAAAAAGGTGTGTTGGGTCAGTTTAATAGGGTTGGAACGCATTTCGGTTACTTTAGGGAAGGTGATGGTGCGGTTATTCGACCAGTTGAAGTTAAAGATGTTAGTTTAAGACAGTGGTTAGATAACACCGAACGAGTTGTTGATGCAATTGAATGCTTGCATATATTTATGCAGATAGTTGAAATAGTGAATTTGGCCCATTCCAAAGGATTTGTTGTCCATAATGTTAGACCCTCGTGTTTTGTCATGTCGTCATTTAATCGTGTATCGTTTATAGAATCAGTGTCTTGCTCAGATTCTGGTTCGGATTCTTGTGAAGATGAACCAAACCACATCACAGCTGAGTATATGGGATTGGCTAGAAACTTTTCCCTAAAGTTATTGGGAAACACTTGGTTGCAGTCAGGTTCTGATAATTTGGAGGCTGGTAATGTTGAACAAgcagaagaaaagaaaaatcgaTTCCCAATGAAACTAATATTGCAAATGGAAACCAATTGGTACACGAGTCCGGAGGAGACTGCTGGTGGTCCAAGTACCAGTGCTTCGGATGTTTATCGATTAGGGGTTCTTCTTTTTGAG TTATATTGCATAAGTAGTTCAGCAGAAGAAAAGAATGCAACTATGTCTAGCCTTAGACATCGTGTCTTTCCTCCTCAACTGTTATTAAAGTGGCCTAAAGAAGCCTTATTTTGCTTGTGGTTACTGCATCCTGAGCCTGCCAGTCGGCCAAAAATGGA TGAAGTGCTGCAAAGTGAATTTCTCAATGAACCTAGAGATAACTTAGTCGAGCGAGAAGCAGTTGTTGAGCTTAAAGAAAAGATTGAGGAACAAGAGTTATTGCTGGAATTTCTTTTAATGCTCCAACAACGAAAGCAAGAAGCTGCAGATAACTTGCGAAGGACTGTTTCATTTCTATCTTCTGATTTGCAGGAGGTTACGAAATTACAGACAGCTATTCGTGAAAAACGAGGTTTGCCATCAAATGCTGGAGATTCACCTTTGGGttttatatctaccaataatGATGATTCTGCAAGTTCGGGATCCAAAAAACGTATCAGAAATTCAGAAGCTTCCAGTAGTCTTCAAAGTGAGCATGGAGAAGAAAATTCCAATTTTAAAAGTTCTCGATTGATGAAAAACTTCAAGAAACTAGAATCAGCTTACTTTCTGACTAGACGCAGGGCATTCAAACCATTACCCAAACCATTGCCTAGAAATACACCATTGAGTAGTGATGGTAAAGGATCAGCTGTTCTTACAGAAAGAAGTTCTGCTAGTAATTTTCTACCAAGAGATCGGCTTCCCGAAAGTAAGCAAAGTGGATGGATCAACTCCTTCTTGGACGGTTTATCTAAATATTTGTCTTTTAGGAATCTGCGAGTCAAGGCAGATTTAAAACAAGGTGATCTCTTGAATTCGTCCAATCTTGTATGTTCACTGGATTTTGATCGGGATGGAGAATTCTTTGCAACAGCCGGGgttaataagaaaattaaagtTTTTGAGTACGAATCAATCCTGAACGAGGACCGCGACATACATTACCCGGTTGTTGAAATGTCGAGTAGATCTAAGCTAAGCAGTATAAGTTGGAATAACTACATCAAAGGCCAGATTGCTTCAAGCAATTTCGAAGGTGTAGTACAG ATATGGGACGTTACACGGAATCAAGTACATTTGGAGTTCAAAGAGCATGAGAGACGTGTGTGGTCTGTGGACTTCTCCTCTGCAAACCCGACATTGCTGGCTAGCGGGAGCGATGACGGTTCTGTTAAGCTTTGGAATATAAATCAG GGAAACAGTGTTGGTACCATTAAAACGAAGGCCAATGTCTGCTGTGTTCAGTTTCCATCTACCTCTGGCAATACTTTGGCATTTGGTTCAGCTGATCACAGGATCTATTATTATGATCTCCGCAACCCGAGTGTGCCACTTTTTACATTAGTTGGGCACAACAAAACTGTGAGTGATGTTAAATTTGTGGATTCATCGACTCTTGTATCGTCATCCACGGATAACACGTTGAAGCTGTGGGATCTATCAGAGTCCACATCACAAGTTATTGACTGTCCGATTCAGTCATTCACAGGCCACATGAATGTAAAG AACTTTGTTGGTTTATCCGTATCTGATGGTTACATCGCTACTGGTTCAGAAACAAACGAG GTATATGTGTATCACAAAGCTTTCCCGATGCCTGCATTGTCGTATAAATTCAACACCACAGATCCAATATCAGGAGATGAAGTGGACGACTCTGAACAATTCATCTCATCTGTATGTTGGCGTAGTCAGTCCTCTACTTTGGTTGCTGCTAATTCCACGGGAAATATTAAGCTCCTGGAAATGGTTTAA
- the LOC122592979 gene encoding RNA polymerase I termination factor-like, producing MGKTSKDSDAMPAKMEKSSLKNKAKTNDLWHVGDKLEINGDLLTEKGNKLRQKKRKSETVEGRDEDQEDKGNLLNDGDLPKKDKKKRRRAFSEKAQIEENEQGQDDGPAVERDGDQKVVKIKISDGNGGGMSLDNCQGDMIGKMGKKKKKRTDTRNRDTEMIGIMTEESTLKTQGTEDQHDKSNSANEGAGEDQYDRDNLVNDGDLLKKDKKKRKRDSSQQAHVKENRQGQVDEATVEKVCDPKPQEKAISDGDGAKISKEDCQEVILEKADKKKQKKKKKMTDRQSSGTKMNGILAEESTLRTGTEVNKGIKNNSVEHNSEKQIVKGKGIKVTTTPVKNMEEPNAKGKSKKVSFSGLVEVFPSSDTQTETDTQTETDGLLRAARFTPEEDKIIKEAVHNFIAANNLGDNGIEMVLDSKKHGLKKCWQDIATCIPYRPYTAVYCRGRNLLASSKTRGWTPEEIEQLMELHKKYGKDWKKIGLELGRHRIHVKDAWRRHKFENKKTGAWSQEEYQNLFDLVNLDLQMKINGEKKSKHGMLRDNIPWSAISDKLLTRSNPICCRKWYDQLRSSLVAEEKWSETDDYKMIGALYELDAACVEDVDWDNLLEHRPGDICRKRWEQMVKHIGHKGKPFAEQVDTLAQRYCPDLADIREAWDKKPLVP from the coding sequence ATGGGCAAGACAAGCAAAGATTCAGATGCCATGCCTGCAAAGATGGAAAAGAGTTCATTAAAAAATAAGGCCAAGACCAACGATCTGTGGCATGTTGGTGACAAACTTGAAATAAATGGTGATCTCTTGACGGAAAAAGGTAATAAGCTTAGgcagaagaaaagaaaatcgGAAACAGTTGAAGGTAGAGATGAAGATCAAGAGGATAAGGGTAATTTGTTAAATGATGGTGATTTACCAAAAAAGGataagaagaagaggagaagaGCCTTTTCTGAAAAAGCACAAATCGAAGAAAATGAACAGGGCCAAGATGATGGACCTGCTGTAGAGAGAGATGGTGATCAAAAagtggttaaaataaaaatcagtGATGGGAATGGAGGTGGAATGTCTCTGGATAATTGCCAAGGAGATATGATCGGGAAAATGggtaagaaaaagaagaagagaacaGACACTCGAAATCGAGATACTGAAATGATTGGGATTATGACCGAGGAATCAACTCTCAAGACACAAGGTACAGAAGATCAACATGACAAGAGTAATTCAGCTAATGAAGGTGCAGGTGAAGATCAATATGATAGGGATAATTTGGTAAATGATGGTGATTTACTGAAGAAGGATAAGAAGAAGAGGAAAAGAGATTCTTCTCAACAGGCACATGTTAAAGAAAACCGACAGGGTCAAGTTGATGAAGCTACTGTAGAGAAAGTTTGTGACCCAAAGCCGCAAGAAAAAGCAATCAGTGATGGGGACGGAGCTAAAATATCCAAAGAGGATTGCCAAGAAGTTATCTTGGAGAAAGCCGAtaagaaaaagcaaaagaagaagaagaagatgactGACCGTCAAAGTTCGGGTACTAAAATGAACGGGATTTTGGCTGAGGAATCAACTCTCAGGACAGGTACAGAAGTCAACAAAGGTATAAAGAACAATTCTGTTGAACACAATTCCGAGAAACAAATAGTCAAAGGTAAAGGTATTAAAGTGACAACCACGCCTGTGAAGAACATGGAGGAACCAAATGCAAAAGGAAAATCCAAGAAAGTTAGCTTCTCGGGTCTTGTAGAGGTCTTCCCATCATCAGATACTCAAACAGAAACAGATACTCAAACAGAAACAGATGGTCTGCTTCGGGCTGCTAGATTTACTCCAGAGGAAGACAAGATTATAAAAGAAGCCGTTCATAATTTTATAGCAGCTAATAACTTGGGAGACAACGGTATAGAGATGGTCCTGGATAGTAAGAAACACGGATTGAAAAAATGTTGGCAAGATATTGCAACTTGCATACCGTACCGTCCCTATACAGCTGTCTACTGCCGAGGCCGTAATTTGTTAGCAAGTAGCAAAACCCGTGGATGGACACCCGAAGAGATTGAACAGTTGATGGAACTTCATAAAAAATATGGTAAGGACTGGAAGAAGATAGGGCTAGAACTCGGGAGACATAGGATTCATGTCAAGGATGCGTGGCGAAGACATAAGTTTGAGAATAAAAAGACAGGAGCATGGAGTCAAGAAGAGTACCAGAATTTATTTGACCTCGTTAACTTGGATTTGCAAATGAAAATTAATGGCGAGAAAAAGTCAAAGCACGGGATGCTGAGAGATAATATTCCCTGGTCTGCAATTAGCGATAAATTATTAACCAGGTCAAATCCAATATGTTGCAGAAAGTGGTATGATCAGTTGCGATCATCTTTGGTGGCTGAAGAGAAATGGAGtgaaactgatgattataagatGATTGGTGCACTTTATGAACTTGATGCTGCTTGTGTTGAAGATGTAGATTGGGATAATCTTCTCGAGCATAGGCCAGGTGATATATGTAGAAAAAGATGGGAACAAATGGTTAAACACATAGGCCATAAGGGCAAGCCATTCGCTGAACAGGTTGACACCTTGGCTCAACGTTATTGCCCAGATTTAGCTGACATCAGAGAGGCTTGGGATAAGAAACCTCTTGTTCCATGA